From the genome of Plasmodium cynomolgi strain B DNA, scaffold: 1151, whole genome shotgun sequence:
aaaataaaaggaacaaaaatgaataatataataatagaacGAATCGTAATAAGAACATTTATTCTATCTACATTTATGGATGGTAATTATATGTCTACATTTCTATATttagttccattttgcatatgcCCATTTATGTATTTCCAAAATCTTCTAATGCATCATAGTAATCCCGGTAATTGCCATGTACTCATTTCTTAATGTACAATTAAAAGGAACTTGAACATTTCCGATCATATTTAcatcactattttttttttttgtttcacatgatgatttatatgtatcaAAATCCATGTATGATGTAATATGTTCATCCagctttatatatgtttcatatttaacaTCCCTTTTATGCTCCTTAGATATTACAAAAtcgaaacattttttatcatacaaATTTTGATGATCACTGTACAGTGGTAAGGTACTACAAtcataaagtaaattattaagtACATGATTATATAACAagtagtttaattatttacaatattttggTATATCAAGAGAATTagaatttacttttacataatttaaatagtttACAACTTTTTAACACAACATTTTAAAACCATTTTGTCTACTCTGTTCTACACCAGAATcgaatatagaaaaaatgcagtcTTGCATAttacattaatataattttcatctgtaataattgttatattatatgtttttatatttagaatatgaacttataaaattatactatagaaagaaaaagtagtata
Proteins encoded in this window:
- a CDS encoding CYIR protein (putative;~vir-type antigen), yielding MVLKCCVKKFTLPLYSDHQNLYDKKCFDFVISKEHKRDVKYETYIKLDEHITSYMDFDTYKSSCETKKKNSDVNMIGNVQVPFNCTLRNEYMAITGITMMH